One genomic window of Sporosarcina ureae includes the following:
- the dacB gene encoding D-alanyl-D-alanine carboxypeptidase/D-alanyl-D-alanine-endopeptidase: MNRKKTPTRWSKWLLGAMLLMASVTTPIIEGQAAAAQQSYKGLEIGINQVMSSQRMRGTRSSVIVREADTNRIVYQYRGNQGVTPASNVKVLTSTSALEVLGKDYTFDTDVLTNGTVKNGILDGHLYLRGTGDPTLLESDLLRMARQMRESGIRSVTGHIVADDTWFDTQRLSPGIHKSDETYYYAAQVSALTISPNKDYDAGTTIVEAKPTRNGKAGAVTLTPHTDIVKVVNRTRTVPKNQRNTVTMKRQQGTNTIIVSGNVPLNSNGKRQWVTVSNPTAYTADVFKRALAKEGIKLQPTARVTRGKTPASAELLAKKESMSLYYLMMPFMKYSNNSHAEILAKSMGRAVYNEGSWNAGLRVVRETLEKNSISTKGIYLEDGSGMSHKNKIPSEKIAEVLYAAQSKEWYPAFERSLPIAGVNDRMLGGTLRNRLTSPIVRGKVQAKTGSLNGTDSLSGYVKTKSGQELIFSILTENVKGTAKPDIDKMVQVMAAQ, from the coding sequence GTGAATAGAAAAAAGACTCCAACTAGATGGAGCAAGTGGCTACTAGGTGCAATGTTGCTTATGGCGAGTGTTACGACTCCTATTATAGAAGGTCAAGCAGCTGCGGCTCAGCAGTCGTATAAAGGATTAGAAATAGGAATTAATCAAGTTATGTCAAGTCAACGTATGCGTGGTACACGAAGCAGTGTCATTGTACGTGAAGCGGATACTAATCGCATTGTCTATCAATATCGTGGCAATCAAGGTGTCACACCCGCTTCAAACGTCAAAGTTCTAACAAGTACATCAGCCCTTGAAGTGTTAGGAAAAGATTATACATTCGATACAGATGTTCTAACGAATGGTACAGTGAAAAATGGCATTCTCGACGGTCATCTGTATTTGCGTGGGACAGGCGATCCGACATTACTTGAATCTGACTTATTGCGTATGGCCCGACAAATGCGTGAATCAGGTATCCGTTCCGTAACTGGACATATCGTGGCGGACGATACATGGTTTGATACACAACGTCTATCACCGGGTATTCATAAGTCAGACGAAACGTATTATTACGCAGCACAAGTTTCAGCACTGACGATCTCGCCAAATAAAGACTATGATGCAGGTACGACAATCGTTGAAGCGAAGCCGACACGAAACGGGAAAGCGGGAGCTGTCACATTGACTCCTCACACGGATATCGTAAAAGTCGTCAACCGCACACGTACTGTACCAAAAAACCAGCGCAACACAGTGACGATGAAACGTCAGCAAGGTACGAACACGATTATTGTTTCAGGAAACGTACCACTCAACTCAAACGGCAAGCGTCAATGGGTAACGGTATCTAATCCGACAGCCTATACAGCAGATGTCTTCAAACGCGCACTGGCTAAAGAAGGTATCAAGCTTCAACCAACTGCTCGTGTAACACGTGGAAAAACACCTGCGAGTGCAGAGTTACTAGCAAAGAAAGAATCGATGTCGTTGTACTATTTAATGATGCCGTTCATGAAGTACAGCAACAACTCTCACGCAGAAATCTTGGCAAAGTCCATGGGCCGCGCGGTATATAATGAAGGAAGCTGGAATGCCGGCTTGCGTGTGGTGAGGGAAACGTTAGAAAAAAACAGCATTAGCACAAAAGGTATTTATTTAGAAGATGGTTCAGGTATGTCGCATAAGAATAAAATTCCTTCCGAGAAGATTGCGGAAGTGTTGTATGCAGCCCAGTCTAAAGAATGGTATCCGGCATTTGAGCGGTCGTTGCCAATCGCAGGCGTGAACGACCGTATGCTAGGTGGAACGTTGCGCAACCGTTTGACGAGTCCTATTGTCAGAGGCAAAGTGCAGGCGAAGACTGGTTCGCTCAACGGTACGGATTCGTTGTCGGGCTATGTGAAGACGAAGAGCGGTCAAGAGCTGATCTTCAGTATCCTGACAGAGAACGTGAAAGGAACAGCGAAGCCGGATATTGATAAGATGGTACAGGTAATGGCTGCGCAGTAA